A single region of the Anoplolepis gracilipes chromosome 1, ASM4749672v1, whole genome shotgun sequence genome encodes:
- the Dpit47 gene encoding DNA polymerase interacting tetratricopeptide repeat-containing, protein of 47 kDa — MDKSNENKKTWSEEERLELAAKLDAELDEYINSLEKKSYTEGWPEDKWQEEMEKHPFFMKKAPEPGDELSPLMEGLQQLKYGKDENTAEELANNYKEDGNFNYKYKKYRLAVLSYTEGIRAKCTDNDLMAQLYNNRAAAQFMLQNYRSSLNDCKLALKYKPQYSKALNRAAICNFHIKNYDQCIDLCDQFLDHSATDKTILKLKSDAIIAREHLQRDKRKQLKLEKKLDKENERLLEIISKKNINLELTNDKERLDLRDLEPQVPQIAQNRVHFNEKDKLVWPVMILYPETQQTDFIQNFHEDTMLIEQLIELFEEPPEWDVEHRYTINNINVYFEGKDKCSIHKVDIQLTLDKILQDKRFIVRGGTPAFLILVKSSDSEKCFLANY, encoded by the exons ATGGACAAatctaatgaaaataaaaagacttGGTCGGAGGAGGAGCGTTTAGAGCTTGCTGCTAAATTGGATGCCGAGTTAGATGAATACATAAATAGCCTGGAGAAGAAAAGTTATACAGAGGGATGGCCAGAAGACAAATGGCAAGAAGAAATGGAAAAACACCCTTTCTTCATGAAGAAGGCACCGGAACCCGGCGACGAACTGTCCCCTCTGATGGAAGGATTGCAACAGCTCAAGTATGGGAAAGATGAGAATACTGCCGAAG AATTGGCAAATAATTACAAGGAGGatggaaattttaattacaaatataaaaagtatcgtCTTGCTGTTCTCAGTTATACAGAAGGAATACGAGCCAAATGTACAGATAATGATTTAATGGCTCAATTGTATAATAACAGAGCTGCGGCACAGTTTATGTTGCAAAATTATAG ATCAAGTTTAAATGATTGTAAACTGGCTTTAAAGTACAAGCCACAGTATTCAAAAGCTTTGAATCGAGCTGCTATTTGCAACTTTCACATTAAGAATTATGATCAATGTATCGATTTATGTGATCAGTTCCTTGATCATAGTGCGActgataaaacaatattaaaattaaaatctgatGCCATAATTGCAAGA GAGCATTTAcaaagagataaaagaaaacaattaaagttagaaaaaaaattggacaaagagaatgagagattattagaaataatttcgaaaaaaaatattaatttagaattaacaAATGACAAAGAAAGGCTAGATTTGAGAGACCTAGAACCTCAAGTGCCACAAATAGCACAAAATAGAGTGCATTTCAATGAGAAGGACAAGCTTGTATGGCCAGTTATGATTTTATACCCAGAAACTCAGCAAACTGATTtcattcaaaattttcatgaagATACAAT GCTGATAGAacagttaatagaacttttcGAAGAACCACCTGAGTGGGATGTAGAACATCGTTacactataaataatataaatgtatattttgaagGCAAAGATAAATGTTCCATTCATAAAGTAGACATTCAACTCACATTGGATAAGATATTACAAGATAAGCG gttCATAGTCCGTGGTGGTACACCAGCTTTTTTGATACTCGTAAAATCCAGTGATTCAGAGAAATGTTTCTtagcaaattattaa